A DNA window from Bacillus carboniphilus contains the following coding sequences:
- a CDS encoding ABC transporter substrate-binding protein: MGKKFVSLLIFLLVFNLFSGFATAEQHPKTLRIAINSDESTLTPYTYQTGYPGLELVHLLYDTLFQLDENNIPQPWMVEDYSVSEDGLTYDFTLFKDITWQDGKPLTANDVKFTVDYFIQHPKSRFTVPLQTIKSLEVKDELNFSITLNQPEPNFMIQPLADVPILPQHIWSEITNPDEATNALGSGPYKLVEYKADQYYKFEANENYFKGQPASEELILPIVSDTTAMFTALKAGEVDSASSSLTPEIVGEFESNPNLTVESGPGFSTTLFQINAERYPMSEKEFRQAIAYAIDTQYLVDTVILGYGQVGSPGFIHPSSPFYNSDLSFKPDKEKAKQLLAEAGFKDSDGDGFIEGQNGEAIDLSILVQSENPLRIRTAEIISGWLNDVGIKVTAKSLDSDTIISLVWPEYDVSKGRDFDFTMFGWSSTVQLFPDRLIDLFYSDPSLGTINIGGYNNSEFDKLGDVLKSTVNEDERKNIFYEMQTLVAEDFPIVTLYYQEIVNAYNPSVYDGYVFQSGKGILNKLSFVSGQKSEPQENQGEKDGTDTDVNKNDTDSKKENNNSNSDSSNSSSNNSSLFILLGLILVVVIVFMFFRKSTKKNTGNDDFDEFNV; encoded by the coding sequence TTGGGGAAAAAATTTGTTAGTCTGTTAATTTTTTTACTTGTATTTAATTTGTTTAGTGGCTTTGCTACAGCCGAACAACATCCAAAGACTTTAAGAATTGCAATCAATAGTGATGAGAGCACTCTGACCCCATATACTTATCAAACGGGCTATCCAGGGTTGGAATTAGTTCATTTATTATACGATACCTTGTTCCAGCTAGATGAGAATAATATTCCACAGCCGTGGATGGTAGAAGATTATTCAGTTAGCGAAGACGGATTAACATATGATTTTACACTATTTAAAGATATTACATGGCAGGATGGAAAGCCATTAACAGCAAATGATGTAAAGTTTACAGTTGACTATTTTATACAACATCCAAAATCTCGTTTTACGGTCCCTCTTCAAACTATCAAATCTTTAGAAGTAAAAGATGAATTAAATTTTAGTATTACATTAAATCAACCAGAACCCAATTTTATGATTCAACCTTTAGCTGATGTTCCAATTTTACCGCAACATATTTGGAGTGAAATAACAAATCCCGATGAGGCAACGAATGCATTAGGGAGTGGTCCATATAAACTTGTGGAATATAAAGCTGATCAGTACTACAAATTTGAAGCAAATGAAAATTACTTTAAGGGACAGCCAGCTTCAGAAGAACTAATACTCCCAATTGTATCTGATACAACAGCAATGTTTACTGCTTTAAAAGCTGGGGAAGTAGATAGTGCTAGTTCTAGTCTTACACCAGAAATTGTTGGTGAATTTGAATCTAATCCTAATTTAACCGTTGAATCCGGACCAGGGTTTTCAACCACTTTATTTCAAATTAATGCCGAAAGATATCCAATGTCTGAAAAAGAATTTAGACAAGCAATTGCATATGCTATCGATACTCAATACCTAGTAGATACTGTAATCCTAGGCTATGGTCAAGTTGGTAGCCCAGGTTTCATTCATCCATCAAGTCCTTTTTATAACTCAGATTTATCATTCAAGCCAGATAAAGAGAAAGCAAAACAACTACTAGCAGAGGCAGGCTTCAAAGATTCAGATGGTGACGGCTTTATTGAGGGGCAAAACGGAGAAGCAATCGATTTAAGTATCCTAGTTCAATCTGAAAATCCACTGCGTATTCGTACAGCAGAAATAATCTCTGGATGGTTAAACGACGTGGGAATTAAAGTAACTGCAAAATCTCTTGACTCCGATACTATCATTTCACTTGTATGGCCAGAGTACGATGTAAGTAAAGGAAGAGATTTTGATTTTACAATGTTTGGTTGGTCTAGTACCGTTCAATTATTCCCAGATCGCTTAATAGATCTTTTCTATTCTGACCCAAGTTTAGGAACTATAAATATTGGAGGATATAACAATTCCGAGTTTGATAAGTTAGGGGATGTACTGAAGAGTACAGTTAATGAAGATGAACGAAAAAACATATTTTATGAGATGCAAACTCTTGTGGCAGAGGATTTTCCAATTGTAACCCTCTATTATCAAGAAATTGTGAACGCATATAATCCAAGTGTTTATGACGGTTACGTCTTTCAATCTGGTAAAGGTATTTTAAATAAACTTTCCTTCGTGTCTGGACAAAAGAGTGAACCTCAAGAAAATCAGGGTGAAAAGGATGGCACAGACACAGATGTAAACAAAAATGATACTGATTCTAAGAAGGAAAATAATAACAGTAACTCAGACTCTTCAAATTCAAGTTCTAATAACTCGTCACTTTTTATTCTACTTGGTTTAATCCTAGTAGTAGTTATTGTCTTTATGTTTTTTAGAAAAAGTACAAAAAAGAATACAGGAAATGATGACTTTGATGAATTCAATGTCTAA
- a CDS encoding PIG-L deacetylase family protein: MANGQKILFLGVYGMEVVECGGALAKNVENGGQSHATIMLCRETSQPQVRKAAEILGVNISFLNFESGCVDLSAESKKKLIKVIREVKPDIIITQDPEHSFHDLDPDRRPAMTLLLESIALASRDYALNDMPDLEPHPIPTIYYMTPHHPNTVIDISQVWEKKETAMDALESQMEFSGMHFDRMLDEQSAELLYPGFSKLNKFEKGREIHRVLDKAVHVYHGLATHGHFAIAEAYRREGNFHLAELII, from the coding sequence ATGGCAAATGGTCAAAAAATTTTATTCTTGGGTGTTTACGGAATGGAGGTAGTGGAATGTGGAGGTGCGTTAGCTAAAAACGTTGAAAATGGCGGTCAATCCCATGCAACAATTATGTTATGTAGGGAAACAAGTCAACCTCAAGTAAGAAAAGCTGCAGAAATTTTAGGGGTTAACATTTCTTTTCTTAATTTTGAATCGGGTTGTGTTGATTTAAGTGCAGAGTCGAAGAAGAAATTAATCAAAGTTATTCGTGAAGTTAAACCCGATATTATTATTACACAGGATCCAGAACATTCATTTCATGATTTAGATCCAGACAGAAGACCAGCGATGACGTTGCTTTTGGAATCTATCGCACTAGCAAGCCGTGATTATGCCTTGAATGACATGCCTGATCTAGAACCTCATCCAATTCCAACGATTTATTACATGACACCGCACCACCCGAATACAGTTATTGATATTTCTCAGGTATGGGAGAAAAAAGAAACCGCCATGGATGCATTAGAAAGCCAAATGGAATTTAGTGGTATGCACTTTGATCGAATGTTAGACGAACAGTCTGCAGAGTTATTATATCCTGGGTTTTCGAAGTTAAATAAATTTGAAAAAGGGAGGGAAATACACAGAGTATTAGATAAAGCTGTCCATGTATATCATGGTCTAGCAACGCATGGACATTTTGCAATTGCTGAAGCTTATCGTCGAGAAGGTAACTTTCATTTAGCTGAACTTATAATTTAA
- a CDS encoding ABC transporter permease gives MGKFFAGKFAQYAIVIFLMLTLNFLLPRLMPGNPLVYLAGEDVGFMSSAEKEAILDEHGLNDPIWTQYMTYVKNVFTGDFGFSYQQKRPISELLMERLPWTMLLTGLGLIISTIIGVMFGALSAWKRGTRTDANLLTAFMFLSSMPSFWIGMILVSIFSAQLGWFPVFGAESAWSNLTGFDRFVDIMKHLALPLTTLVLISVTSTFMIMRYSMLNVLGEDYIMMAKAKGVKEKVIKYKHAMRNALLPVATVFMLSLGFMLGGATVIETVFAYPGVGRLMFESVLSRDYPLIQATFLIITFSVVIANLLADIIYPLLDPKVGKHNG, from the coding sequence ATGGGGAAATTCTTTGCTGGTAAGTTTGCTCAATATGCCATTGTTATTTTCTTGATGCTCACCTTGAATTTTCTATTGCCAAGGTTGATGCCCGGAAACCCATTAGTGTATCTCGCTGGAGAAGATGTTGGGTTTATGTCGAGTGCCGAAAAGGAAGCCATCTTAGATGAGCATGGTCTTAATGACCCAATATGGACACAATATATGACTTACGTAAAAAATGTTTTTACTGGTGATTTTGGATTTTCTTATCAGCAAAAAAGACCGATTTCTGAACTACTAATGGAACGATTGCCTTGGACGATGCTATTAACTGGACTAGGTTTAATTATTTCTACCATTATTGGTGTCATGTTTGGAGCATTGTCTGCATGGAAAAGAGGAACAAGGACGGATGCAAATCTTTTAACAGCTTTCATGTTCTTAAGTTCAATGCCATCTTTTTGGATTGGAATGATTCTCGTATCCATTTTTTCTGCACAGCTTGGGTGGTTCCCTGTCTTTGGTGCTGAAAGTGCATGGTCCAACTTAACAGGCTTTGATAGATTTGTAGATATTATGAAACACTTAGCGTTGCCATTAACGACTTTAGTCCTTATATCTGTAACGAGCACCTTTATGATCATGAGGTATTCTATGTTGAATGTATTAGGCGAGGATTACATTATGATGGCAAAAGCTAAGGGTGTAAAGGAAAAGGTTATTAAATATAAACATGCCATGCGAAATGCACTTTTACCTGTAGCGACTGTTTTTATGCTCAGTTTAGGATTTATGTTAGGTGGAGCTACTGTTATTGAAACGGTATTCGCTTATCCGGGTGTAGGAAGATTGATGTTCGAGTCTGTTCTAAGTAGGGATTACCCACTGATACAAGCGACATTTTTAATCATTACTTTTAGCGTTGTTATTGCAAATTTACTAGCTGATATTATTTATCCACTCTTAGATCCGAAGGTGGGGAAGCATAATGGATAA
- a CDS encoding cupredoxin domain-containing protein has protein sequence MSLFFWYIIFSSMVILLINSWMVYKIKHTLSKMAAMMYAMYIGMNVGLTAGLIFGAAYKGNLFYSTVLSLSIAVLVGLMIGIQMGILPTIESIMAAVMGGMMGAMLGEMISIAESTVLIKIFFTLTISSILLLLALSETRENSKVINGKWLIKPLFIVVVIVLILMGGQFLEKKQLYNLADEPHQHLNSLTITTNNFNYTPSTIKLEKGKKVTLTLHNSDQVEHDLEIKSIQMDSPSNQHNHGQKADLHIHAKANSSNQLTFTPQKSGTYQFYCTIPGHKESGMVGTLIVY, from the coding sequence ATGAGCTTGTTTTTCTGGTATATCATTTTTTCAAGTATGGTCATCTTGCTTATCAATTCATGGATGGTTTATAAGATTAAACATACACTCTCAAAGATGGCTGCCATGATGTATGCCATGTATATAGGTATGAATGTCGGATTAACAGCAGGGCTTATTTTTGGTGCAGCGTATAAAGGAAATCTATTCTACTCTACGGTACTCTCTCTTTCGATAGCGGTCTTAGTAGGGTTGATGATAGGAATTCAAATGGGAATACTTCCAACCATTGAATCGATCATGGCAGCCGTTATGGGAGGCATGATGGGGGCAATGCTTGGTGAGATGATTTCCATTGCGGAATCTACTGTTCTAATTAAGATATTCTTCACTTTAACTATAAGCTCCATTCTGCTTTTATTAGCATTAAGTGAAACTAGGGAAAATAGCAAGGTAATCAATGGGAAGTGGTTAATAAAACCCTTATTCATAGTAGTAGTAATAGTCTTAATTTTAATGGGTGGACAATTCTTGGAGAAAAAACAACTCTATAACCTAGCAGATGAACCTCATCAACACTTAAATTCATTAACTATTACTACTAATAATTTTAATTACACCCCCTCCACAATAAAACTTGAAAAAGGGAAAAAAGTGACACTCACTTTGCACAATTCAGATCAAGTTGAACATGATTTAGAAATTAAATCAATCCAAATGGATTCACCTTCAAACCAGCATAATCATGGTCAAAAAGCAGATCTACACATTCATGCAAAAGCCAATAGCTCTAATCAACTAACCTTTACTCCACAAAAAAGTGGAACCTATCAATTTTATTGCACAATTCCAGGACATAAGGAAAGCGGTATGGTCGGCACTCTCATCGTATATTAA